The Sciurus carolinensis chromosome 5, mSciCar1.2, whole genome shotgun sequence genome segment GAGGGGCAAGGGCGAAGGGCAAGCTCGCTGGTGCTCCTCCTTGGGAGGACGGAGCCATCGGAAGGGTGTGCGGGTCGCTCGGGCCTCCCCTTGAACGCGCAACCCGCCCCCTGGCTCAGCTGGTGCCGAAGGATCAGGTAGGCGGGCCGCCGCGTCATCAAATTTCCCCCTAGTCAGAGACACCCAGGCCTCATAAGGGTCGTGACCCAAGTCCACCAGGGCTGCCATTATGGCGGGGTCTGGGCGTTTGGGGGGTGGCTCCCCATCCTGACAGGGCGAAGCCTCCTCACCCTCCCTCAGCCACGGGTGCTGGAGGACTTGCTCTACCGTGGGGCGCCGCGCCGGGTCCATGCTCAGCATGCTACGGATGAGCCTGCGTGCTTGGGACGGAACGCGGTCAGGGATGTGGTACCTTCCCTCCTGGATCCGCCTCACCATCCCCGAGCGCAAGACCGCCCTGAAGGGGCACCTTCCGGTCAACAGATAAAACAGGATGACGCCCAGGCTCCACACGTCCGCTGGGGGGCCCTCATATCTTCGCCTCAGGAGGATTTCGGGAGCAAGGTAGGCGAGGGTGCCCCAGAACCTGCGCAGCTTCTGCCCAGGCCTGACCCTCAGGCTGAGGCCAAAGTCGATGAGCTTGCAGGTGCCAGCCGCATCCACCACCACGTTGGGCAACTTCAGGTCCAGGTGCACCACGCCCTGGCTGTGGCAGTAGCCCACCGCCCCCGCGATCTGCCGGAACACCCTCCGCGCCTCCTCCTGCCGCATGCCCCTGGGTGGGATGTGCTTGAGCGCCTGGCCCCCTGTGGCGTGCTCCATCACCAAGTAGACGTGCTCACAGGTTTCGATCACCTGGAAGAGCTGGATAACGTTGGGGTGATCCAGTGACCTCATCACCTCCGGTTCGGAAAGGGCCAGCTTCCTCTTTACCTTTGGCAGCACTTTCACTGCAACCTCTGCCCCAGTGAGGAGATGGCGGGCTACGTGCACCTCTGCACACCCACCACGCCCGATGGTCCTCAGGACCTCATAGCGGTCCCGGAAGGCCGTCTCTTCGCAGGAGCTGGGCCCCTGCAACGCTACACTAGTCTGTCTACTCTGGCTATGCATCCTAAGCAGGAACCCCAACTAAGGATGCTagctaagaagaaaaacaaaaacaaaacaaacaaacaaacaaacaaaacaacaaaccaaaatcaaaaaacgaaataaaacaaaacaaaaaacccaaataaaaaaaaacaatatccaAAGACCACAACCACCAACCGCCAACAACCAAACGCTCTAACTAtctgggagtccgacaggtcaccaccaagagcttcctgtacttaaTGGACAAAAACCCAGCTGCGGCCACCCTCTTATATACCGGCTGTTTCAGGTTCCCTCACAATGGCTCCTTGTGACATCAGCGCCAGTAATCACCCAATCATCCTGGCCATAGCCCCCAGTTGTCATTTCCCCTTTGGGCCTCAACAACTTTCTCCATTTTCACAATTGGAATAAGGAAGGActcctgacatttttctttttactttagtAGGTTATGGAGACTGATGTTTACTTGTTTAGCAATTAGTCTTCATATGGAACTTCAACATACTTCCATTTTCAGCCTAAAATTCTTTAATAACATTTTGCTTTTAAGACCACAACATGTCTACATCCGAAGTAttcaattcctttttcttccaacttAAAATAACTGGTGTCACAAGGACAGTAGCACCTCATGTAATGATACCATAACAAAATGCTCTGTTCCCTAAGACTTCACAAATCAAAGTTTAACACCTGTTGGGTGTAAGAGGGAAGAAAGGTTCACCATAATTTTTCCATACCctcttgttatgatttggatgtgaggtgtctcccaaaagcctacatgtgagacaattcaagaagaaaatcagtgaaattaaTCCCCaaacagggattaactgagcggtaactgaagtggtagggtgtgactggaggtgggaattggactgtagctttggggtatatatatattttgcacctggagagtggagtctctgtttcctgatcatcatatgagctgtttccctcagtcaaactcttccaccatgatgtcctgcctcaccttgagccctgaggaatggagcctgcctcttatggattgagacctctgaaactgtgaaatgtgagcccctaaataatctttcctcctctacaatttttctggttagtgaaaaagctgactaaaacagtatacatatattgaaactTCAtattgtatcccataaatatatacaataaaaaggaaaatagcaaagCACTATAtatattgtgttagtcagttgtgtgttactataacaaaatacctaagataatacacttaaaaagaggaaaggtgtaGTCTGTTTCAGAACTTTGGTGTTTTCCATTCATGGTTTGTTGCACACATTGCTTTTGACCTGAGACAGGGCAGTAATACATCATGGGATAGTGTGTGATAgagaaagctgctcacttcatggcaccCAAGAAACAAAGAGATGGAAGAGGAAGGGGGGTGCTACCATACCCTTCAAAGGAGCAAACCCAATGACCTAAAACCTCTTATTATGACCTACTTCTTAAAGATTCCACTACTTCCCAATAGTACCAAGCCAAAGATCAAGGCTTTAACATACACGTCTTTGTTGGGACTACAGATCCAAACTGTAGTATATGTTTACTCTAAAGCACAATTTTCATGTAAAGATTTGGATGGACCAAAAGTAAGGGAACAGCAAAAAAATATACCATAGATACACTAATCTCCtgtaatagttattttaaaatttggacagAGCgaacttcaaaacaaaaaacaattactAGGCATAAAGAGAACCATTACATATTGTTAGGTGGTGaattatcaaaaagaaataactatCCTTATTGTTTATGTACTTAACCTCCTGTCAAAATATGTGGTAAAAAACTGATAAATCTGTAGCAAGAAAAAtccatatttaaaaagttaatatctttcttttactTGTTCATAGATCAGGCAATCTGAAAATCAGTAAGGATATGCTTAACCCAAATTGTATTATAAATGAAGTTGATCTAATtgatattctaaaattatttcatcctTTAAGAGCAGATTCTGTGTACTTTTTCAAGACACCCAGAGCATTCACTTCATTGTGAGTCAAAAATATACTTCAATTTAAAAGACTAGAAACCATACAAACTATGTCAACAGAAATTAGTTCAATTCAActggaaatcaataacagaaaaatagtAGGAAAGGTACCAAATAAGAGGAATTAAACAACATACTTCTATATAAATCTTGGTAAAAGAAagcatttcattaatttttttttaattcttagaaataaaagtttatttaaaaataatcacaggaGACTTAAAGAAGCAGTATAGAATTAAATTCatgtattagaaaagaaagagtgATAGGGAATCAATAACCCAAGTCTCCATCTTAGAGAAGAGGAGAAGTGGAGCTTCCTCACGAaacttgcaggaaaaaaaaattaaagcagataTGAACATAATTGCAAATGTAAAATCATATACAAACAAACAATACCAAAAACTGGTTAAAAGTTCAATGAAGTAGGTGAACTTTAAATCTGGCTAACCAGAGAAAATAGCAAGGGGCTGGGTCATAAATGATCaataacaagagaaataaaacgAATCATCACCATGCATACTACTGATTCCAAGGACATTAAAAGTCAATAAAGGAATGCTATGGAAAACCCTGTACtcacacattttataattaagattaaatgGACCAAATCCTTAAAAGATTCAAACAACTAAAACTTATATGAGGAAAACCAGATAATTTGAATTACACTATATCAGTTaagaaaattgaatgaagaattaaaaacctCTCAAAAAGTACTGGGCCTAGAGGCGTTCAGTGTTGAGCTCTATCAAATATTAAGGAAAAGTATTAGCAAATCTTCATAATTCCTTCCAGAAAATTGAATCAGagcttaaatttttaatttattctgtggAACACAATTACCAGCCCCAGCAATTtggagagaacctgtctcaaaataaaattaataaaagcagatgtgactcagtggtacaatctggattcaatctctagtgctgaagaaagaaagaaagagagagagagagagagaagggagagagggagggagggaggaaggaaggagaaagagagagggagggagggagggagggagggagggaaggaaggaaggaaggaaggaaacatgcctgtaatcccagtggatcagaaaactgagacaggagtactgtgagttcaaagccagcctcaacaacagcaaggtgctaaacaactcagtgataccctgtctctaaataaaatacaaagtaaggttggggatgttgcttagtggttgaagacccttgagttcaattcccagtacaaaaaaaaaaaaaaaaaagagagagagagagagagagagagagagagagagagagagaaagaattagGTAACAGGACTGACCAGATGAAATATGTCCTAAATATCCAAGACAGTACAACATTCCAAAATCAATGGATGCAATCTACTATCTCAAacttaaatacaaacaaaatgatGATAGTGATTCATATAGAAAGCGAATACATAATCCAATAACCATTCAAGATCTAAACTCTCATAATACCAGTAATAGAGACATACTTTCTCAATTTTTCAAcaacattcatttaataaaatcttgGCAGACATGCTGGCGcatctgtaataccagctacttgggagactgaactGGAGGATCAatagttcaaaaccagactcagcaaattagggagagcccatctcaaaaatataaaaatagaaaggactgagaatgtaactcagtggtcaagtgcccctgggttctatctccaccactgaaaaataaaacaaatcaaaaacccAAATTATTGACCACATTTCTTAATTGTGAAATAATGGACACACTTTCCCCTCTAATACGGAAAACAGGTCAAGAATGTTCTCTTTCCACTCCTATTCTATGTCATAATACTACAAAAAGGTGTAAAAAtcttattaaatatatgtaaattttcaaagagaaaataaatctatttttttcttggtaagcATAACTGTTTATGTATAAAATCCTACAGAATCTATACTACCAAACACTCCCAGAACTAATACATGATTATAATGCTGCAGCAGGAAAAACATTAATGTGAGATGTTTATTCCTTTCTGATCTGCCAGgaataaagaaatggaatttgaaataaaaacaaatacaatttctaacagcaacaacaacaacaaaaatgctgaAGTACTTAGGTATACTTTTTTCCAACTGCAAAGTCTAAATCATAAACTGTAAGACTGATCAAAAGACTCAAAACAGTTTTAAATGAATAGCAAGATATGCCTTTTTTTAACAGTAAGCTGTTTTGTAGATATTTTCTAAAAAGCTGCTTGTAAACATTACATGGAAGTGGCAAGTATAGATGTTCCTATAAAATAACAAAGTTCAAAGACTCACATACCAAGTTAcaagacttactataaagctacagaGATCAAGAAATTATGATATTGTCAAATACAATAGAACATCAAATGAAATACCAAATATCACTGGAAAAGTCTAGAGATAGACACACATAAACATAATCAATTGATTTTGACAAAGAATCGATGACAATTCAAAGAACAAAGGATAACTCTTCTTCAGAAATTGttgtagaaaaattgaaaaagcatGCACAATTAATCAATTAACATTTAGATATAGATATTAGatcttacaaaaataatttttgatcatAGTTGTGAATGTAAAAGGCAAAATTCTCCTacaagaaaacaggagaaactgCTCAACCTTGGGCATTGTGATGATGTTTTCAACAGGACATAAACACAATCATGTAAGTAATTTGGAgatcatttaatttaaaacttgtgCTTTGAGGAAGATATTGTTATGAGAATGAAAAGGTCAGTTCACATTAGAATATATTAGAGaaacttataataaaaaatttagacttGGAATACACAATAAGCTCTTAAAACtcaagaataaaaacacaaaccATCAATTTTTATTATGACTGAAATCATGAAACAAATATCCATAAGTTCATGTCAGTATAAAtgcttgaataaataaatagagaagaaTTATTCTAAATAATTAATGCAGGTGCCTTTTATTCAGTGAAGTGAAACATTATTCACCATTCCTTTGTGTTGGTTGCACAAGAGTGATTTCCTTCCAAAGAAAACAATATGGAAGATggtaaagaaaatgcaattttataGTGGGGAAATAAAACAAAGCCAGATGATCAGTGTCAATACCAATACTGATGTTATGTTGATAGAAGGCTCTTGGACTAGAATAGGATGAAAATGGTACTTGACCTCTTTTGTTTTCATCATAAAACCACAGGCACAAtctaattttgagaaaaagttcAGACAAATTCTGATAGAGGAACAAAACACCTAAACATTAATTCTCagaactgtcaaggtcatcaTAACACAGGGTCTGCATAACCAAGAATAACTAAAAGTGACAAAATGTACTGTGGCATCTTGGATAGGATTCTGGAAGAGAACAAGGACTAGAATGGACctcattcaaaaatatatcaaCAGCATTCCATTAACTGTGACACGTTCACCTTATAAATGTAAGAGAGTATCAGGAGAAAAAGTGTGTGTTTTATGTGAAAACTCTACACGTGACCTTATTAAAAagtgcaattattttattttaaaaagttcacttatagaagcataaaattatttaaatcaaatGTTTAATCTGTATTTCCAATTGAATTGGACAATGTTGAAAGGACAAACATCCTTTAATGCCAAAATATCCCTTCTTAGAGCCCCACATCTTCCCAAGATGTGTGGTCTTTAGATTCTTT includes the following:
- the LOC124985600 gene encoding sperm motility kinase 2B-like, translating into MHSQSRQTSVALQGPSSCEETAFRDRYEVLRTIGRGGCAEVHVARHLLTGAEVAVKVLPKVKRKLALSEPEVMRSLDHPNVIQLFQVIETCEHVYLVMEHATGGQALKHIPPRGMRQEEARRVFRQIAGAVGYCHSQGVVHLDLKLPNVVVDAAGTCKLIDFGLSLRVRPGQKLRRFWGTLAYLAPEILLRRRYEGPPADVWSLGVILFYLLTGRCPFRAVLRSGMVRRIQEGRYHIPDRVPSQARRLIRSMLSMDPARRPTVEQVLQHPWLREGEEASPCQDGEPPPKRPDPAIMAALVDLGHDPYEAWVSLTRGKFDDAAARLPDPSAPAEPGGGLRVQGEARATRTPFRWLRPPKEEHQRACPSPLPLVPIPAPAPVPQKPSPSRKDTSTGQPKAWKRVARRLATCFRQLCCCEPCGSKEDSPGTREQKRGRGRVRVAPM